A window of Cellulomonas fimi contains these coding sequences:
- a CDS encoding ABC transporter ATP-binding protein, whose translation MSDAMDAVTRDDHDAAPADTAVAVGDRAALHRGAPPGEPLLAATDLVAGYLPGVDILNGCNLVLHPGELVGIIGPNGAGKSTLLKSLFGLVPVRSGSVTLGGEAITNLRADHLVRRGVGFVPQTNNVFPSLTIEENLQMGAYQAPRKFNERFAFVADLFPTLGERRKQRAGSLSGGERQMVAMARALMMEPTVLLLDEPSAGLSPVKQDETFLRTRRINKAGVSVVIVEQNARRALQICDRGYVLDQGRNAYSGPGRDLMHDPKVIQLYLGTLATDVESAARRTDDTGTATPA comes from the coding sequence ATGAGCGACGCGATGGACGCCGTCACCCGGGACGACCACGACGCCGCCCCGGCCGACACGGCGGTCGCCGTCGGCGACCGCGCCGCGCTGCACCGCGGAGCGCCTCCCGGCGAGCCGCTCCTGGCCGCGACCGACCTGGTCGCCGGCTACCTGCCCGGCGTCGACATCCTCAACGGGTGCAACCTCGTGCTGCACCCCGGCGAGCTCGTCGGCATCATCGGGCCGAACGGGGCGGGCAAGTCGACCCTGCTGAAGTCGCTGTTCGGGCTCGTCCCCGTCCGCTCCGGGTCGGTCACGCTCGGCGGCGAGGCCATCACGAACCTGCGCGCCGACCACCTCGTGCGGCGCGGCGTCGGGTTCGTGCCGCAGACGAACAACGTGTTCCCCTCGCTCACGATCGAGGAGAACCTCCAGATGGGGGCCTACCAGGCGCCCCGGAAGTTCAACGAGAGGTTCGCGTTCGTCGCGGACCTGTTCCCGACGCTCGGCGAGCGCCGCAAGCAGCGGGCAGGGTCCCTGTCGGGCGGCGAGCGGCAGATGGTCGCGATGGCGCGCGCGCTCATGATGGAACCGACCGTCCTGCTGCTCGACGAGCCGTCCGCGGGCCTGTCCCCGGTCAAGCAGGACGAGACGTTCCTGCGGACGCGGCGCATCAACAAGGCGGGCGTGTCGGTGGTCATCGTCGAGCAGAACGCCCGGCGCGCGCTGCAGATCTGCGACCGCGGCTACGTGCTCGACCAGGGCCGGAACGCCTACTCCGGGCCGGGCCGGGACCTCATGCACGACCCGAAGGTGATCCAGCTGTACCTGGGCACGCTCGCGACGGACGTCGAGAGCGCGGCGCGCCGCACCGACGACACGGGAACCGCGACGCCCGCCTGA
- a CDS encoding cellulose binding domain-containing protein, whose translation MPHVRPTRRRATARAVTAGAVALLAAAGAAVPGTAAAAAAGCTARYAVVSSWSTGFTGNLAVTVDQPVDGWQLTWTFTAGENLVQGWNADLTTSGTAVTARAPAWKQHLTAGETWTVGFNATHNGRTPSPADVRLNGVACTVAGQPTPTTSPTPTRTPTPTPTATRTPTPTVTPTPTPTPTPTPTPTAAPTAWNPPAALVAPLDEVWRHQEQTYNNGNLYGFRNYGWDQVVANGGYLNICVRWDSTKTVTAAQRDRIHAQYEAQYRKWFATLLNADGTRWNGWPYPEVDIRVVGWAVRDRSLLQWTDASVDVYVGDIRENAPQCPESLGRFFHQDGRYPGGAERHYDQSFWLSDGFGGGAGGDWGQRMGTEYFLGALDSPDVTILQHEIGHTFGLDDFYDWTPTGVQRFVMRAGSAAAITEFDAWMFRDWWRHLKPRYGL comes from the coding sequence ATGCCGCACGTGAGACCCACCCGCCGACGGGCCACAGCCCGTGCCGTCACCGCCGGGGCCGTCGCCCTGCTCGCCGCGGCGGGCGCCGCGGTGCCCGGGACCGCCGCCGCGGCCGCCGCGGGCTGCACCGCCCGCTACGCGGTCGTGTCGTCGTGGAGCACCGGCTTCACCGGCAACCTCGCCGTCACCGTCGACCAGCCCGTCGACGGCTGGCAGCTCACCTGGACGTTCACCGCCGGGGAGAACCTCGTGCAGGGGTGGAACGCCGACCTCACGACGAGCGGCACGGCGGTCACCGCCCGCGCCCCTGCGTGGAAGCAGCACCTCACGGCGGGCGAGACGTGGACGGTCGGCTTCAACGCGACGCACAACGGCCGCACGCCCTCACCGGCGGACGTCCGGCTGAACGGGGTCGCGTGCACGGTGGCCGGCCAGCCGACCCCGACCACGTCGCCCACCCCGACGCGCACCCCGACGCCCACGCCGACGGCCACCCGCACCCCGACGCCGACCGTCACGCCCACCCCCACGCCCACGCCGACGCCGACGCCGACCCCGACGGCCGCGCCGACCGCCTGGAACCCGCCCGCCGCCCTCGTCGCGCCGCTCGACGAGGTGTGGCGGCACCAGGAGCAGACCTACAACAACGGCAACCTCTACGGCTTCCGCAACTACGGCTGGGACCAGGTGGTCGCCAACGGCGGGTACCTGAACATCTGCGTGCGGTGGGACTCCACGAAGACGGTCACGGCGGCGCAGCGCGACCGCATCCACGCGCAGTACGAGGCGCAGTACCGGAAGTGGTTCGCGACGCTCCTGAACGCCGACGGGACGCGCTGGAACGGCTGGCCGTACCCGGAGGTCGACATCCGGGTCGTCGGTTGGGCGGTGCGGGACCGGTCGCTGCTGCAGTGGACCGACGCGTCGGTCGACGTGTACGTCGGTGACATCCGCGAGAACGCGCCGCAGTGCCCGGAGTCGCTCGGGCGGTTCTTCCACCAGGACGGCCGGTACCCGGGCGGGGCGGAGCGGCACTACGACCAGTCGTTCTGGCTGAGCGACGGGTTCGGCGGTGGCGCGGGCGGGGACTGGGGGCAGCGGATGGGCACCGAGTACTTCCTCGGCGCGCTCGACAGCCCGGACGTGACGATCCTGCAGCACGAGATCGGGCACACGTTCGGCCTGGACGACTTCTACGACTGGACCCCGACGGGCGTGCAGCGGTTCGTGATGCGCGCGGGGTCGGCCGCCGCCATCACGGAGTTCGACGCCTGGATGTTCCGGGACTGGTGGCGGCACCTGAAGCCGCGCTACGGGCTGTGA